The Edaphobacter sp. 12200R-103 genome contains a region encoding:
- a CDS encoding type II secretion system protein GspD codes for MPKIPQDNASRFCVKTVALSLALTCVSYAQQPPDPAPPKTDAASKTSTDSSQEFSRRQLREADNAYLEGARLLDRGELAAAEKAFLKASKIVPTRLEYVQAATLAHEHRVTELVQQAGRARLLGHPDQADALLAQANRLDPENNIVSQHMNIASQPPSRLETQVRSAGRNPFERRTDRLAGPIVLSPSAEQSDLHLRGTTQQVVQQVFSLYGIRTVMDESVANQPMRIDLEKMGYERASDVILSMAHAFAVPLDEHTVIVAKDTQQNRERLEPQLEETIYIPGFTSAQMKELGTVVQNVFDVKKASIQSNGGTIAVRAPQDTISAIDQILTDLIDGGAEVVLDINLYSVDRTRQRKIGAQLPQQIGVYNAESAAHDIVSANQSLVDQAISQGLVPADANDITIALALISSGLVQSSLLANTIGFFGGGLTMSGVTTNAATTFQLALNSSDTRVLDTIKLRLNDRETGTFRSGTRYPIITSTYSSGITGLPGSLAGATINGVSAQSLISQATSVTIPQIQFEDLGLTMKATPTVQKSGQVTMQLDLKIEALGSSSLNNIPVLANRQYVSTITVKDGESALLASSLSRTEAAAVSGLPGLGELPGFQTATANKVSELDTSQLVLLITPHIVRHRKDNTAGPRIAFERRLPD; via the coding sequence ATGCCAAAGATTCCGCAAGACAATGCTTCCCGGTTCTGTGTAAAAACGGTAGCGTTGTCGCTTGCGCTGACCTGCGTCAGCTATGCGCAGCAGCCTCCGGATCCTGCGCCTCCAAAGACCGATGCGGCTTCAAAGACAAGCACAGATTCCTCTCAAGAGTTCTCCAGACGCCAGCTGCGTGAAGCGGACAATGCCTACCTTGAGGGTGCCCGTCTCCTGGATCGAGGAGAGCTTGCGGCTGCCGAAAAGGCCTTTTTGAAGGCGTCGAAGATCGTTCCCACCAGATTGGAATACGTACAGGCAGCAACACTGGCGCACGAACACCGAGTCACCGAGTTGGTGCAGCAGGCTGGAAGAGCAAGGCTGCTGGGGCATCCTGATCAGGCAGATGCTCTGCTCGCCCAGGCCAACAGACTGGATCCGGAGAACAACATCGTCAGCCAGCACATGAACATTGCCTCTCAGCCCCCGTCGCGTCTCGAGACACAGGTTCGAAGCGCAGGTCGAAATCCCTTCGAGCGCCGGACAGACAGGCTGGCTGGCCCGATTGTGCTGTCTCCTTCCGCCGAACAAAGTGACCTTCATCTTCGCGGAACGACCCAACAGGTGGTTCAGCAGGTATTTTCGCTCTACGGCATTCGTACCGTTATGGATGAATCCGTAGCGAACCAGCCGATGCGAATCGACCTGGAAAAGATGGGCTATGAACGCGCTTCCGACGTCATCCTGAGCATGGCGCACGCCTTCGCAGTTCCTCTAGACGAACATACGGTCATCGTCGCGAAAGACACGCAACAGAACCGCGAACGTCTGGAGCCGCAGTTGGAAGAGACGATCTACATCCCGGGCTTCACCTCCGCACAGATGAAAGAGTTGGGGACAGTCGTACAGAATGTCTTCGACGTAAAAAAAGCCAGCATTCAGAGCAATGGCGGCACGATTGCCGTACGAGCGCCACAGGACACGATCTCGGCCATCGACCAGATTCTCACCGACCTGATCGATGGTGGAGCTGAAGTAGTCTTGGACATCAACCTTTACTCGGTCGATCGTACGCGGCAACGCAAGATCGGAGCCCAGCTTCCGCAGCAGATCGGGGTGTACAACGCTGAGAGCGCAGCTCACGATATCGTGAGTGCCAACCAGTCCCTTGTCGATCAGGCGATCTCGCAGGGGCTGGTGCCCGCGGATGCCAACGATATCACCATTGCCCTTGCGCTCATCTCCTCGGGATTGGTTCAGAGCTCCTTGCTTGCCAACACAATCGGATTCTTCGGCGGTGGGCTAACAATGTCGGGTGTGACCACCAATGCAGCAACCACCTTTCAGCTGGCTCTCAACTCGAGCGACACCCGTGTGCTCGACACCATCAAACTGAGACTGAATGATCGTGAGACTGGAACCTTTCGCTCCGGCACTCGCTATCCCATCATCACGTCAACTTACAGCAGCGGCATTACGGGACTGCCTGGATCGCTGGCTGGGGCAACCATCAATGGCGTCAGCGCACAGTCCCTTATCAGCCAGGCGACCAGCGTAACAATTCCTCAGATTCAGTTTGAAGATCTTGGACTGACCATGAAGGCCACACCGACCGTGCAGAAGTCCGGCCAGGTGACCATGCAACTCGATTTGAAGATCGAGGCACTGGGAAGCTCGTCGTTGAACAACATTCCCGTATTGGCGAACAGGCAGTATGTCTCCACCATTACGGTCAAAGACGGTGAGAGCGCCCTGCTCGCCAGTTCCCTCTCTCGCACTGAGGCTGCAGCGGTGAGTGGACTACCCGGTCTCGGGGAGCTTCCGGGCTTCCAGACGGCGACCGCAAACAAGGTTTCAGAGCTGGATACTAGCCAGCTGGTCCTGCTGATCACGCCGCATATCGTGCGTCACCGGAAGGACAATACGGCCGGTCCACGCATCGCCTTTGAACGCCGGCTACCGGACTAA